A genomic window from Chanos chanos chromosome 14, fChaCha1.1, whole genome shotgun sequence includes:
- the LOC115828021 gene encoding UDP-glucuronosyltransferase 2A2 isoform X4 yields MRSQSRILAYVILGFCVFGKINCGNILVWYTEASHWINLKPVLETLTDRGHSVTVLLPNATLFMDATEKSRYSYEMFNVSLSLDEVSDWLDRILHFSIYEIDKLNLLQLHIQFYQLASKEMDFSLKYCDGLLKSESAMERVRQGRYDVLFVDPIFPCSELVAETLDIPVVYTLRFSIAHTMERRCGQSPAPPSYVPGAMSKFTDKMTFSERIWSRLTTFCEMMGKADIWLIRTYWDFEYPRPFLPNFKYVGGIHCRPAKPLPKDIEEFVESSGDDGVVVFTLGSMIKNITKERANTIASALGQIPQKVLWRYSGEKPETLAPNTRLYDWIPQNDLLGHPKTKAFITHGGTNGIYEAIYHGVPMVGIPMFADQPDNMVHMKAKGAAVIMDFNSMETKDLVDGLKAVINDPSYKENAMRLSRIHHNRPIQPRDEAVFWIEFVMRHKGAKHLRVQAHNLTWYQYHSLDVFAFLLAIIALVLFIFYKILKSCVVRCCFRSRSKSKKE; encoded by the exons ATGAGGTCACAGTCACGTATTCTCGCTTATGTGATTTTGggattctgtgtgtttgggaaaaTAAACTGTGGAAACATCTTGGTGTGGTACACAGAGGCCAGTCACTGGATAAATCTCAAACCTGTGCTGGAGACGCTGACAGACCGTGGACACAGCGTCACCGTTCTGCTCCCTAATGCCACACTCTTCATGGACGCAACGGAGAAGAGTCGCTATAGTTACGAGATGTTTAACGTTTCGCTCTCCTTGGATGAAGTAAGTGACTGGCTGGACAGGATACTGCACTTTTCAATATACGAGATTGACAAACTTAACTTGTTACAACTTCATATCCAGTTTTACCAACTTGCATCGAAGGAAATGGACTTTTCTCTTAAGTACTGTGATGGGCTGCTGAAGTCAGAATCAGCTATGGAAAGAGTACGGCAAGGAAGATATGATGTGTTGTTTGTAGATCCCATTTTTCCTTGCAGTGAACTGGTGGCTGAGACACTAGATATTCCCGTAGTTTATACTCTCCGGTTTTCCATCGCTCATACGATGGAGAGACGTTGTGGACAGAGCCCGGCTCCACCTTCTTACGTACCTGGTGCCATGAGCAAATTTACCGACAAGATGACTTTTTCTGAGAGAATATGGA gtcgACTTACGACGTTTTGTGAGATGATGGGAAAGGCTGATATCTGGCTGATCCGAACCTACTGGGACTTTGAGTATCCCCGTCCGTTCCTGCCTAACTTTAAATATGTCGGTGGTATTCACTGCAGACCTGCTAAACCGTTACCAAAG gACATAGAGGAGTTTGTGGAGAGCTCAGGAGATGATGGTGTTGTGGTGTTCACTCTGGGCTCCATGATTAAGAACATCACCAAAGAAAGAGCAAACACGATCGCTTCTGCTTTGGGTCAGATACCACAGAAG GTTCTGTGGAGGTACAGTGGTGAGAAGCCAGAGACTCTGGCTCCAAACACCAGACTATACGACTGGATCCCCCAAAACGATCTACTGG GTCATCCAAAGACCAAAGCCTTTATCACTCATGGTGGAACCAATGGAATCTATGAGGCCATATACCATGGAGTTCCTATGGTGGGAATCCCCATGTTTGCTGACCAGCCAGACAACATGGTCCATATGAAGGCTAAAGGAGCTGCAGTCATCATGGACTTTAACAGCATGGAGACCAAAGACCTGGTGGACGGGCTCAAAGCTGTAATCAATGACCCATC CTACAAGGAGAATGCCATGAGGTTGTCCAGAATCCACCACAACAGACCAATACAACCACGGGATGAGGCCGTGTTCTGGATTGAATTTGTGATGCGCCACAAGGGGGCCAAGCACCTGAGGGTGCAGGCCCATAACCTGACCTGGTATCAGTACCACAGTCTGGATGTGTTTGCTTTCCTATTGGCCATAATTGCTCTAGTTCTCTTCATATTCTATAAAATACTGAAGTCCTGTGTTGTGAGGTGCTGTTTTAGATCCAGATCTAAGAGCAAAAAAGAGTGA
- the LOC115828021 gene encoding UDP-glucuronosyltransferase 2A1 isoform X2 has product MRSQSRILAYVILGFCVFGKINCGNILVWYTEASHWINLKPVLETLTDRGHSVTVLLPNATLFMDATEKSRYSYEMFNVSLSLDEVSDWLDRILHFSIYEIDKLNLLQLHIQFYQLASKEMDFSLKYCDGLLKSESAMERVRQGRYDVLFVDPIFPCSELVAETLDIPVVYTLRFSIAHTMERRCGQSPAPPSYVPGAMSKFTDKMTFSERIWSFLFYVSQDALFMSLWKKLDAYYSDYLGRLTTFCEMMGKADIWLIRTYWDFEYPRPFLPNFKYVGGIHCRPAKPLPKDIEEFVESSGDDGVVVFTLGSMIKNITKERANTIASALGQIPQKVLWRYSGEKPETLAPNTRLYDWIPQNDLLGHPKTKAFITHGGTNGIYEAIYHGVPMVGIPMFADQPDNMVHMKAKGAAVIMDFNSMETKDLVDGLKAVINDPSYKENAMRLSRIHHNRPIQPRDEAVFWIEFVMRHKGAKHLRVQAHNLTWYQYHSLDVFAFLLAIIALVLFIFYKILKSCVVRCCFRSRSKSKKE; this is encoded by the exons ATGAGGTCACAGTCACGTATTCTCGCTTATGTGATTTTGggattctgtgtgtttgggaaaaTAAACTGTGGAAACATCTTGGTGTGGTACACAGAGGCCAGTCACTGGATAAATCTCAAACCTGTGCTGGAGACGCTGACAGACCGTGGACACAGCGTCACCGTTCTGCTCCCTAATGCCACACTCTTCATGGACGCAACGGAGAAGAGTCGCTATAGTTACGAGATGTTTAACGTTTCGCTCTCCTTGGATGAAGTAAGTGACTGGCTGGACAGGATACTGCACTTTTCAATATACGAGATTGACAAACTTAACTTGTTACAACTTCATATCCAGTTTTACCAACTTGCATCGAAGGAAATGGACTTTTCTCTTAAGTACTGTGATGGGCTGCTGAAGTCAGAATCAGCTATGGAAAGAGTACGGCAAGGAAGATATGATGTGTTGTTTGTAGATCCCATTTTTCCTTGCAGTGAACTGGTGGCTGAGACACTAGATATTCCCGTAGTTTATACTCTCCGGTTTTCCATCGCTCATACGATGGAGAGACGTTGTGGACAGAGCCCGGCTCCACCTTCTTACGTACCTGGTGCCATGAGCAAATTTACCGACAAGATGACTTTTTCTGAGAGAATATGGAGTTTTCTCTTCTACGTGTCCCAGGATGCTTTGTTCATGAGTTTGTGGAAGAAGTTAGATGCATATTACAGTGACTATTTAG gtcgACTTACGACGTTTTGTGAGATGATGGGAAAGGCTGATATCTGGCTGATCCGAACCTACTGGGACTTTGAGTATCCCCGTCCGTTCCTGCCTAACTTTAAATATGTCGGTGGTATTCACTGCAGACCTGCTAAACCGTTACCAAAG gACATAGAGGAGTTTGTGGAGAGCTCAGGAGATGATGGTGTTGTGGTGTTCACTCTGGGCTCCATGATTAAGAACATCACCAAAGAAAGAGCAAACACGATCGCTTCTGCTTTGGGTCAGATACCACAGAAG GTTCTGTGGAGGTACAGTGGTGAGAAGCCAGAGACTCTGGCTCCAAACACCAGACTATACGACTGGATCCCCCAAAACGATCTACTGG GTCATCCAAAGACCAAAGCCTTTATCACTCATGGTGGAACCAATGGAATCTATGAGGCCATATACCATGGAGTTCCTATGGTGGGAATCCCCATGTTTGCTGACCAGCCAGACAACATGGTCCATATGAAGGCTAAAGGAGCTGCAGTCATCATGGACTTTAACAGCATGGAGACCAAAGACCTGGTGGACGGGCTCAAAGCTGTAATCAATGACCCATC CTACAAGGAGAATGCCATGAGGTTGTCCAGAATCCACCACAACAGACCAATACAACCACGGGATGAGGCCGTGTTCTGGATTGAATTTGTGATGCGCCACAAGGGGGCCAAGCACCTGAGGGTGCAGGCCCATAACCTGACCTGGTATCAGTACCACAGTCTGGATGTGTTTGCTTTCCTATTGGCCATAATTGCTCTAGTTCTCTTCATATTCTATAAAATACTGAAGTCCTGTGTTGTGAGGTGCTGTTTTAGATCCAGATCTAAGAGCAAAAAAGAGTGA
- the LOC115828022 gene encoding UDP-glucuronosyltransferase 2A1 isoform X7 has protein sequence MRSQSRILTYVILGFCVFGSVKCGNILVWYTEASHWINLKPVLETLTDRGHSVTVLLPNATLFMDATEKSRYSYEMFNVSLSLDEVSDWLDELMHFSMYEMDKLDLLQLHIKFYQMMAKDLDFCLAYCDGLLKTESVMEKLQRGGYNVLLADPIFPCSELVAETLGIPIVYTLRFSIAHTMERLCGQTPAPPSYVPGAMSKFTDKMTFSERIWNFLFYVSQDALAGSLWKKLDTYYSDYLGRPTTFCEMMGKADIWLIRTYWDFEYPRPFLPNFKYVGGIHCRPAKPLPKVLWKYSGEKPETLAPNTRLYDWIPQNDLLGHPKTKAFITHGGTNGIYEAIYHGVPMVGIPVFADQPDNMVHMKAKGAAVIMDFNSMETKDLVDGLKAVINDPSYKENAMRLSRIHHDRPVHPRDEAVFWIEFVMRHKGAKHLRVQAHNLTWYQYHSLDVFAFLLAIIALVLFMFYKILKSCVVRCCFRSRSKSKKE, from the exons ATGAGGTCACAGTCACGTATTCTCACTTATGTGATTTTGggattctgtgtgtttgggagcGTAAAGTGTGGGAATATCTTGGTGTGGTACACAGAGGCCAGTCACTGGATAAATCTCAAACCTGTGCTGGAGACGTTGACAGACCGTGGACACAGCGTCACCGTTCTGCTCCCTAATGCCACACTCTTCATGGACGCAACGGAGAAGAGTCGCTATAGTTACGAGATGTTTAACGTTTCGCTCTCCTTGGATGAAGTAAGTGACTGGCTGGATGAGCTAATGCACTTTTCAATGTACGAGATGGACAAACTTGACTTGTTACAACTTCATATCAAGTTTTATCAAATGATGGCCAAAGACCTGGACTTTTGTCTTGCTTACTGTGATGGGCTGCTGAAAACAGAATCAGTTATGGAAAAACTACAGCGAGGAGGATACAATGTTCTGCTTGCAGATCCCATTTTTCCTTGTAGTGAATTAGTGGCTGAGACATTAGGTATTCCCATTGTTTACACTCTCCGGTTCTCCATCGCTCATACGATGGAGAGACTTTGTGGACAGACCCCGGCTCCACCTTCTTACGTACCTGGTGCCATGAGCAAATTCACCGATAAGATGACTTTTTCTGAGAGAATATGGAATTTCCTCTTCTACGTGTCCCAGGACGCTTTGGCCGGGAGTTTGTGGAAGAAATTAGACACATATTACAGTGACTATTTAG gtcgACCTACGACGTTTTGTGAGATGATGGGAAAGGCTGATATCTGGCTGATCCGAACCTACTGGGACTTTGAGTATCCCCGTCCGTTCCTGCCTAACTTTAAATATGTCGGTGGAATTCACTGCAGACCTGCTAAACCGTTACCAAAG GTTCTGTGGAAGTACAGTGGTGAGAAGCCAGAGACTCTGGCTCCAAACACCAGACTATACGACTGGATCCCCCAAAACGATCTACTGG GTCATCCAAAGACCAAAGCCTTTATCACTCATGGTGGAACCAATGGAATCTATGAGGCCATATACCATGGAGTTCCTATGGTGGGAATCCCCGTGTTTGCTGACCAGCCAGACAACATGGTCCATATGAAGGCTAAAGGAGCTGCAGTCATCATGGACTTTAACAGCATGGAGACCAAAGACCTGGTGGACGGGCTAAAAGCTGTAATCAATGACCCATC GTATAAGGAGAATGCCATGAGGTTGTCCAGAATCCACCACGACAGACCAGTACACCCAAGGGATGAGGCCGTGTTCTGGATTGAATTTGTGATGCGCCACAAGGGGGCTAAGCACCTGAGGGTGCAGGCCCATAACCTGACCTGGTATCAGTACCACAGTCTGGATGTGTTTGCTTTCCTATTGGCCATAATTGCTCTAGTTCTCTTCATGTTCTATAAAATACTGAAGTCCTGTGTTGTGAGGTGCTGTTTTAGATCCAGATCCAAGAGCAAAAAAGAGTGA
- the LOC115828022 gene encoding UDP-glucuronosyltransferase 2A1 isoform X2 — translation MRSQSRILTYVILGFCVFGSVKCGNILVWYTEASHWINLKPVLETLTDRGHSVTVLLPNATLFMDATEKSRYSYEMFNVSLSLDEVSDWLDELMHFSMYEMDKLDLLQLHIKFYQMMAKDLDFCLAYCDGLLKTESVMEKLQRGGYNVLLADPIFPCSELVAETLGIPIVYTLRFSIAHTMERLCGQTPAPPSYVPGAMSKFTDKMTFSERIWNFLFYVSQDALAGSLWKKLDTYYSDYLGRPTTFCEMMGKADIWLIRTYWDFEYPRPFLPNFKYVGGIHCRPAKPLPKDMEEFVESSGDDGVVVFTLGSMIRNMTKEKANTIASALGQIPQKVLWKYSGEKPETLAPNTRLYDWIPQNDLLGHPKTKAFITHGGTNGIYEAIYHGVPMVGIPVFADQPDNMVHMKAKGAAVIMDFNSMETKDLVDGLKAVINDPSYKENAMRLSRIHHDRPVHPRDEAVFWIEFVMRHKGAKHLRVQAHNLTWYQYHSLDVFAFLLAIIALVLFMFYKILKSCVVRCCFRSRSKSKKE, via the exons ATGAGGTCACAGTCACGTATTCTCACTTATGTGATTTTGggattctgtgtgtttgggagcGTAAAGTGTGGGAATATCTTGGTGTGGTACACAGAGGCCAGTCACTGGATAAATCTCAAACCTGTGCTGGAGACGTTGACAGACCGTGGACACAGCGTCACCGTTCTGCTCCCTAATGCCACACTCTTCATGGACGCAACGGAGAAGAGTCGCTATAGTTACGAGATGTTTAACGTTTCGCTCTCCTTGGATGAAGTAAGTGACTGGCTGGATGAGCTAATGCACTTTTCAATGTACGAGATGGACAAACTTGACTTGTTACAACTTCATATCAAGTTTTATCAAATGATGGCCAAAGACCTGGACTTTTGTCTTGCTTACTGTGATGGGCTGCTGAAAACAGAATCAGTTATGGAAAAACTACAGCGAGGAGGATACAATGTTCTGCTTGCAGATCCCATTTTTCCTTGTAGTGAATTAGTGGCTGAGACATTAGGTATTCCCATTGTTTACACTCTCCGGTTCTCCATCGCTCATACGATGGAGAGACTTTGTGGACAGACCCCGGCTCCACCTTCTTACGTACCTGGTGCCATGAGCAAATTCACCGATAAGATGACTTTTTCTGAGAGAATATGGAATTTCCTCTTCTACGTGTCCCAGGACGCTTTGGCCGGGAGTTTGTGGAAGAAATTAGACACATATTACAGTGACTATTTAG gtcgACCTACGACGTTTTGTGAGATGATGGGAAAGGCTGATATCTGGCTGATCCGAACCTACTGGGACTTTGAGTATCCCCGTCCGTTCCTGCCTAACTTTAAATATGTCGGTGGAATTCACTGCAGACCTGCTAAACCGTTACCAAAG gataTGGAGGAGTTTGTGGAGAGCTCAGGAGATGATGGTGTTGTGGTTTTCACTCTGGGCTCCATGATCAGGAACATGACCAAAGAGAAGGCAAACACGATCGCTTCTGCTTTGGGTCAGATACCACAGAAG GTTCTGTGGAAGTACAGTGGTGAGAAGCCAGAGACTCTGGCTCCAAACACCAGACTATACGACTGGATCCCCCAAAACGATCTACTGG GTCATCCAAAGACCAAAGCCTTTATCACTCATGGTGGAACCAATGGAATCTATGAGGCCATATACCATGGAGTTCCTATGGTGGGAATCCCCGTGTTTGCTGACCAGCCAGACAACATGGTCCATATGAAGGCTAAAGGAGCTGCAGTCATCATGGACTTTAACAGCATGGAGACCAAAGACCTGGTGGACGGGCTAAAAGCTGTAATCAATGACCCATC GTATAAGGAGAATGCCATGAGGTTGTCCAGAATCCACCACGACAGACCAGTACACCCAAGGGATGAGGCCGTGTTCTGGATTGAATTTGTGATGCGCCACAAGGGGGCTAAGCACCTGAGGGTGCAGGCCCATAACCTGACCTGGTATCAGTACCACAGTCTGGATGTGTTTGCTTTCCTATTGGCCATAATTGCTCTAGTTCTCTTCATGTTCTATAAAATACTGAAGTCCTGTGTTGTGAGGTGCTGTTTTAGATCCAGATCCAAGAGCAAAAAAGAGTGA
- the LOC115828022 gene encoding UDP-glucuronosyltransferase 2A1 isoform X4, giving the protein MRSQSRILTYVILGFCVFGSVKCGNILVWYTEASHWINLKPVLETLTDRGHSVTVLLPNATLFMDATEKSRYSYEMFNVSLSLDEVSDWLDELMHFSMYEMDKLDLLQLHIKFYQMMAKDLDFCLAYCDGLLKTESVMEKLQRGGYNVLLADPIFPCSELVAETLGIPIVYTLRFSIAHTMERLCGQTPAPPSYVPGAMSKFTDKMTFSERIWNFLFYVSQDALAGSLWKKLDTYYSRPTTFCEMMGKADIWLIRTYWDFEYPRPFLPNFKYVGGIHCRPAKPLPKDMEEFVESSGDDGVVVFTLGSMIRNMTKEKANTIASALGQIPQKVLWKYSGEKPETLAPNTRLYDWIPQNDLLGHPKTKAFITHGGTNGIYEAIYHGVPMVGIPVFADQPDNMVHMKAKGAAVIMDFNSMETKDLVDGLKAVINDPSYKENAMRLSRIHHDRPVHPRDEAVFWIEFVMRHKGAKHLRVQAHNLTWYQYHSLDVFAFLLAIIALVLFMFYKILKSCVVRCCFRSRSKSKKE; this is encoded by the exons ATGAGGTCACAGTCACGTATTCTCACTTATGTGATTTTGggattctgtgtgtttgggagcGTAAAGTGTGGGAATATCTTGGTGTGGTACACAGAGGCCAGTCACTGGATAAATCTCAAACCTGTGCTGGAGACGTTGACAGACCGTGGACACAGCGTCACCGTTCTGCTCCCTAATGCCACACTCTTCATGGACGCAACGGAGAAGAGTCGCTATAGTTACGAGATGTTTAACGTTTCGCTCTCCTTGGATGAAGTAAGTGACTGGCTGGATGAGCTAATGCACTTTTCAATGTACGAGATGGACAAACTTGACTTGTTACAACTTCATATCAAGTTTTATCAAATGATGGCCAAAGACCTGGACTTTTGTCTTGCTTACTGTGATGGGCTGCTGAAAACAGAATCAGTTATGGAAAAACTACAGCGAGGAGGATACAATGTTCTGCTTGCAGATCCCATTTTTCCTTGTAGTGAATTAGTGGCTGAGACATTAGGTATTCCCATTGTTTACACTCTCCGGTTCTCCATCGCTCATACGATGGAGAGACTTTGTGGACAGACCCCGGCTCCACCTTCTTACGTACCTGGTGCCATGAGCAAATTCACCGATAAGATGACTTTTTCTGAGAGAATATGGAATTTCCTCTTCTACGTGTCCCAGGACGCTTTGGCCGGGAGTTTGTGGAAGAAATTAGACACATATTACA gtcgACCTACGACGTTTTGTGAGATGATGGGAAAGGCTGATATCTGGCTGATCCGAACCTACTGGGACTTTGAGTATCCCCGTCCGTTCCTGCCTAACTTTAAATATGTCGGTGGAATTCACTGCAGACCTGCTAAACCGTTACCAAAG gataTGGAGGAGTTTGTGGAGAGCTCAGGAGATGATGGTGTTGTGGTTTTCACTCTGGGCTCCATGATCAGGAACATGACCAAAGAGAAGGCAAACACGATCGCTTCTGCTTTGGGTCAGATACCACAGAAG GTTCTGTGGAAGTACAGTGGTGAGAAGCCAGAGACTCTGGCTCCAAACACCAGACTATACGACTGGATCCCCCAAAACGATCTACTGG GTCATCCAAAGACCAAAGCCTTTATCACTCATGGTGGAACCAATGGAATCTATGAGGCCATATACCATGGAGTTCCTATGGTGGGAATCCCCGTGTTTGCTGACCAGCCAGACAACATGGTCCATATGAAGGCTAAAGGAGCTGCAGTCATCATGGACTTTAACAGCATGGAGACCAAAGACCTGGTGGACGGGCTAAAAGCTGTAATCAATGACCCATC GTATAAGGAGAATGCCATGAGGTTGTCCAGAATCCACCACGACAGACCAGTACACCCAAGGGATGAGGCCGTGTTCTGGATTGAATTTGTGATGCGCCACAAGGGGGCTAAGCACCTGAGGGTGCAGGCCCATAACCTGACCTGGTATCAGTACCACAGTCTGGATGTGTTTGCTTTCCTATTGGCCATAATTGCTCTAGTTCTCTTCATGTTCTATAAAATACTGAAGTCCTGTGTTGTGAGGTGCTGTTTTAGATCCAGATCCAAGAGCAAAAAAGAGTGA
- the LOC115828022 gene encoding UDP-glucuronosyltransferase 2A2 isoform X5, whose protein sequence is MRSQSRILTYVILGFCVFGSVKCGNILVWYTEASHWINLKPVLETLTDRGHSVTVLLPNATLFMDATEKSRYSYEMFNVSLSLDEVSDWLDELMHFSMYEMDKLDLLQLHIKFYQMMAKDLDFCLAYCDGLLKTESVMEKLQRGGYNVLLADPIFPCSELVAETLGIPIVYTLRFSIAHTMERLCGQTPAPPSYVPGAMSKFTDKMTFSERIWNRPTTFCEMMGKADIWLIRTYWDFEYPRPFLPNFKYVGGIHCRPAKPLPKDMEEFVESSGDDGVVVFTLGSMIRNMTKEKANTIASALGQIPQKVLWKYSGEKPETLAPNTRLYDWIPQNDLLGHPKTKAFITHGGTNGIYEAIYHGVPMVGIPVFADQPDNMVHMKAKGAAVIMDFNSMETKDLVDGLKAVINDPSYKENAMRLSRIHHDRPVHPRDEAVFWIEFVMRHKGAKHLRVQAHNLTWYQYHSLDVFAFLLAIIALVLFMFYKILKSCVVRCCFRSRSKSKKE, encoded by the exons ATGAGGTCACAGTCACGTATTCTCACTTATGTGATTTTGggattctgtgtgtttgggagcGTAAAGTGTGGGAATATCTTGGTGTGGTACACAGAGGCCAGTCACTGGATAAATCTCAAACCTGTGCTGGAGACGTTGACAGACCGTGGACACAGCGTCACCGTTCTGCTCCCTAATGCCACACTCTTCATGGACGCAACGGAGAAGAGTCGCTATAGTTACGAGATGTTTAACGTTTCGCTCTCCTTGGATGAAGTAAGTGACTGGCTGGATGAGCTAATGCACTTTTCAATGTACGAGATGGACAAACTTGACTTGTTACAACTTCATATCAAGTTTTATCAAATGATGGCCAAAGACCTGGACTTTTGTCTTGCTTACTGTGATGGGCTGCTGAAAACAGAATCAGTTATGGAAAAACTACAGCGAGGAGGATACAATGTTCTGCTTGCAGATCCCATTTTTCCTTGTAGTGAATTAGTGGCTGAGACATTAGGTATTCCCATTGTTTACACTCTCCGGTTCTCCATCGCTCATACGATGGAGAGACTTTGTGGACAGACCCCGGCTCCACCTTCTTACGTACCTGGTGCCATGAGCAAATTCACCGATAAGATGACTTTTTCTGAGAGAATATGGAA tcgACCTACGACGTTTTGTGAGATGATGGGAAAGGCTGATATCTGGCTGATCCGAACCTACTGGGACTTTGAGTATCCCCGTCCGTTCCTGCCTAACTTTAAATATGTCGGTGGAATTCACTGCAGACCTGCTAAACCGTTACCAAAG gataTGGAGGAGTTTGTGGAGAGCTCAGGAGATGATGGTGTTGTGGTTTTCACTCTGGGCTCCATGATCAGGAACATGACCAAAGAGAAGGCAAACACGATCGCTTCTGCTTTGGGTCAGATACCACAGAAG GTTCTGTGGAAGTACAGTGGTGAGAAGCCAGAGACTCTGGCTCCAAACACCAGACTATACGACTGGATCCCCCAAAACGATCTACTGG GTCATCCAAAGACCAAAGCCTTTATCACTCATGGTGGAACCAATGGAATCTATGAGGCCATATACCATGGAGTTCCTATGGTGGGAATCCCCGTGTTTGCTGACCAGCCAGACAACATGGTCCATATGAAGGCTAAAGGAGCTGCAGTCATCATGGACTTTAACAGCATGGAGACCAAAGACCTGGTGGACGGGCTAAAAGCTGTAATCAATGACCCATC GTATAAGGAGAATGCCATGAGGTTGTCCAGAATCCACCACGACAGACCAGTACACCCAAGGGATGAGGCCGTGTTCTGGATTGAATTTGTGATGCGCCACAAGGGGGCTAAGCACCTGAGGGTGCAGGCCCATAACCTGACCTGGTATCAGTACCACAGTCTGGATGTGTTTGCTTTCCTATTGGCCATAATTGCTCTAGTTCTCTTCATGTTCTATAAAATACTGAAGTCCTGTGTTGTGAGGTGCTGTTTTAGATCCAGATCCAAGAGCAAAAAAGAGTGA